The DNA segment GGTGGTGGGaagcagaagaagaaggttcttgGTTCTTGTTCTAGTTCTAATTTTTGTACCATTTTATTATCGTTTTGCCACGTGGGTAATGCTAGATATGTGTGATGGATAAGTATCTGATGTTAAAGATTGGATTTGTGTGGTAACAGAAGTGGAGCAAGGGAAAGCAAAAGGAGAAGGTGAATAACCAGGTGCTGTTCGATCAGGCTACCTATGACAAGCTCCTCTCCGAGGCACCCAAATACAAACTCATTACTCCTTCCATTCTCTCTGACCGTTTGAGGGTATCTTCTatcatcacttttttttattattattcttatgtTAAAGGATTATTCTTATTGATGGGAGCGTTTGTGTTGGTGATGTTTTGattcatttcatttattttgttgttcttaaaattaaattgtgaaTTATAAGAGCTTTAATGTGGGTGAGGTCTCAGTTATAGCTATTCCTTAATTGGTAGTCGTCTATGAGATCTGCATTCCTAGACTGATATTGATTGTATGGAGCATATGTTTGGTATTGTTATGTTCTTAATTGGGATTATCTAGACTGATTGGTTGGGTTCCAACTTCAATTGTTGCATATTTGAAACTTTGTATATTCTGTGTCATTTGAGATTCCGAATTGTATTACAAGCCATAAACCTAGGATTTATTGTTAGTTGCACTTATTTATGTGTCTATGCTTTGTCCTTTTGCTGCCTTTTGGGAAATAATTCTGGAAAATTGTTTTATGTTCTAACCATATGACAGTCTTCTTGGCACATGGCTATGCTCACATTTTTTTGTAATGGTTTCTTTGATATCATTCTAGAGTCTAGATTTACTAACTATTGTTTTTCCCTGCTATAGTAATTGCCCAGTAGTAAGTAGTGAAATATGACGGTACCTTTTCATAGGTAATACTTGTGTAATCTATTACCACATTATTTAGTTAGGATGGACACAAGCCTTGTGTACTGTGTTAACTCATTTGAAATTTGCAATGTATAAATGGGGAAGTGGTTGAAAATTAATTCTCTTTTGGCCATTTTCAGCACCATGACATTGTTCTACACTCAAAACACAATTGTTCTGCATGACTGTTATCTTTTCAATTAGTTTTTATGGATTATATTAAGATTCTCATAATTTTTCATGCACTTTACAGATTAATGGATCACTTGCAAGGAAGGCTATTAGGGAATTGATGGCCAGAGGTTCAATAAGGATGGTGTCTGCCCATGCTAGTCAGCAGATTTACACTAGAGCGACAAACACCTAGATGTACTGGTTATAATTTATGTAGTATTGATGCACCGCTGAagtgaaattttgttttttctgtttGAGACATACCTCATGCTAGATTGCATCAGTTTGACGGTTGCTAAATTCATGGGTTATTTCCTTTTGCATCCTTGGTAATATATTTGACACAAGGCTTTCATATTTGTTGTTTTTGGCGTTATGCAAGCATGTTATTCCGTTAGGTGAAGCTAGCCTTCACAGATAGATTTGGATATTTTAACTGCATGTCTGGTAACCTATAATCCGTTTGAAACGTGATGTTCCGCTACAACACTGAAGATGCTCAGTATAGCTTGACGTGAAAATGTGTGTATACGGGAGTTGCAAGCACAACTCCAAACACTAATGAGAAGAGAGATCacggcaatatatatatatatttttttataatggcTATGGATATATCAAATAACTATTTCATAATACAATTGCTGGcgatttttttgtttgtcaatCAACACGAAAAACTATTAAGTTGTCAATGTGATTTTTGTGTTTGCTGgtgatttaattttagttttagtggCTGAAGCGAACTTCTTTTGCTGTATGTTTAGTTGGTTCTTACAAACTATTTAATCCCCAACTTTAACGAACTTCCTTAACTTAAGACCAAATGGTGTCAATTGACAATTGAACCGGATCGTTGAAGTTATTTAGAACTGCATGTGGTACAGAATAGTCTAGACTATTGATTCAATTACTAAAGGCTGGTATCTTTGAGGGCTATGGGTTACTCGTCATAAAAGAAATTACCTTCAAGTGCTTCTAGGATCATCTGTTGTTTCTTCAAAACTGCAGTTACTTCACCAAAGGGATTTACTTGGTTGAGCATTATGTATGAGTGTTATAAATTCTTTGGTACTGTATTTGATtcttacagataaaaaaaaaaaaactgctgtTACTTCATCCATTGGCAGCTTAACAAAAATTTATCCTAAATCATAATGGGTAAATTCAGGTTTAGAGTCAGAATATTCATTGGACCATAGAAGTTGCTGAAAAATTACTGAAAGCGCACAAGTAAAAATGCAGTAGAAGAGAACATGCAGTTGCAGAGTTTATACTTAAGGTAACCTaagccaaaaatataaaaaaaattctattggtTCAGCTCCCACTATAATCTTCTCATAAAGTAATTTGTCATTGGTCAGGGGGTTTGTGGACAAGCTTCAAGTTTCAGCATGATAACGAGAGATTTTTCGTATAGCATGTGCCAATTAAAGGGGTGCAAGATGATTTTTGTTTTCCCACTTCTCTCTTCGGCTGAATCTCTTGGACCATAAGAAACCTGTTTTCAGTTGGGGAGTACACACAGAGAGATAGGGCCATGCATGGCGAGTTTCTTAGTTGAAAATTGGCATTGAGCTGGGAAGCCTGATATTCTACGCTAACTTTGTGACTATAAACATGAAGCCTCTCTGCACAATCGCTCCAATACCTCACCCTTTCATGTCAAAAATATGTGGAGTATTTTCACATATTGAAGGCTTTTGAAGCCTCCCTTCGATCATCATTGATCAATAAACCAAAGACTCAATGATTTTGAGAAAACCAATCATTGCCAGCCAAATAGCAAAACCTTGGCATGAGAACATGGGTTGACGAATTACTACAAGGATCTCTGAGCTGAGGCTCCTGGATATCTGTAGTGCTGCCAAACATGTCCTGCTACAATCAAGGAAGAATGTGAAGAAGGCAATTCAAAAAGCGTTTGAAAAATTGGAGTTTTGCATTCAGGTTTTAGAGGCAGGAATTGACCATCTTcagaaataaaaatcattagaaCCAAAGTTTCCCTTCTCAATATCTGGAACTATTAAATTCACTTATTATAACTGTAACTAAATATTTGTTTGGCACTGATTATATATTACAGAGATTCAAATTCAGGTTCTTATTTTCATCCTTCATTTTCCCACCAGATGTAATGTATATCTACCACATCACTTCTCTCTTTGGTCTTATTTCAAGTTCAGCTGCAAAATAAGTAAAAGAATAACAGAAATGAGGGAAGAAGTTTGAATGTTTGATGCTTTAATGTCTACTCTAAAAATAAAGGTTTAAAGTAGTTTCTGTAAAGTTCAGTAAACTTATTATACATTATTGGACGAGTCTTAACGCATTAACTATTTTCTCGAAGGTTCAATTTGGTAATAGTTATATGTTCTTATCTGAATAAGTGTTTATGATCTAATTCAAATCTTGGTGTTTCTAAGCATGTACGTTGTGTATCATGCTATATGGATCAATCACTCAAGTTTTGGAACAACATCATGCTGATCTCACGTTGCCTTTGCCCCCTTTGGTTGGTGGCTAGGTGGTTGATCAACTGCCCTCAATTATCATTCGTAGGCTCAAATATTACAAGTTCAATTCAATGAACGATGTGATGGCTGTCTTCCTATTATTATGAGGACAAAGCAAATCAATTTGCAATTTCCTTATGATATCTTTCTATATTATACGGACAGCAAAGCAAGGTCTATAATACACACCGTCACcactaaaaatacatttcagTACTAACACTTTATCTAAATCAGGATATGGGCCTATATCTTGTTCATAAAATCAATCACTTTCATTTTTCACAACCCCTAATTTATgtagacaattttttattttttgtttcaagaggagagtttttttttttttgaattttttttattttgaattaaacatTTAAACTGACAATGCTGCTAAAAAAAGAggaagagggggggggggggggggggtcaaTTGTCATACTCGTCACAGAAAACAAATCAAGCAACTTGCATTTCTTGCATAGCATATTTTACATGAAATGCACAATAATACAGCTAAAAAGCAATGAAACTTTCAAGTCAATCACCGGCACATCCGAAAGTGTTAGTAGAGAAAGTGATAgaattgaaatgatagaattataAATGATTGTATATTTATTAGTACCAATTCAAGCTGATAACCAAGAGGTATGGAGCTTTCGTTTTACGAATTGAACTAGTCAACACGTGTATATGTTTACATCGATAAAATAATTCTTcacaaaagacaaaaatataattgtatCTCTGTAGCAACGGCCAAAATAACGTCAATGTTCCTCGTGCAACTTATGATAAAGAAACAGTGTACCAAAAAGAAATATATGGATCAAAATCCAAGTGGGATTATAATGGTGTGGGAGAAACTAATAAAACAAAGGGGGTATGAGTTGTAAAGATTAGGCTGGGGGGACATTGCATTAACATTAACATATCTCTGATAATATTTAGATGAATCTAGATTGGTTTAGCAATTATTTGTATTAGTTTAAGATGAGAATCCTCGTGTctccattatatatatatatatattgatcaaTAGCCAAGGAAGGATAGCAAAGTTGCCCATTCAATTCAATTGCAAATATATTCAACAACTTCCTCCTCTTGTCTAATTGAGGAAATTAAAATGTCAGCCTCTTCATGGAACAACAAATTCCACAACCATGCTCGTTCTAATAGTTTGCCCTCTAAGCCACACCCTCTCATCCTACAATGCAATGAACACTTAGCTAGATTAGGGGCCAACGATACCATCTCTTCTTCATTGTTAAGGCAAAATCTAAGTAGCCTTCTTGATTTGCAAGAGTGCATTGAAAAGTTGGTTCAACTACCCTTAACTCAAGAAGCACTTCTTCAAGAACGCCAAGAGAAATGGGTGGATGATCTCTTGGATGGATCTCTAAGGCTCCTTGATGCTTGTACCGCAACCAAAGATGCCTTACTTCACACCAAGGAGTGCACTCGTGAGCTTCAATCAACtattagaagaagaagaggtggtGAAGTGGAACTCGCGGTAGAGGTTAAGAAATTCTTGACCTCAAGGAAGGTGGTGCGAAAGGCCATATTCAAAGCCTTGGAGAATCTGAAGGTTAATAATAATGCAAATAAGGGAAACCTTGCCATCACTAATTACAAAGACTACCAAACCATGGCATTGGTAAACTTGTTAAAAGAAGCTGAAGTGGTCACTTTTTCCATATTTGAGTCATTGCTGAATTTCTTTTCTGGGTCCACACAAGCAAAACGAATTAGCAGCTGGGCTTTGGTTTCAAAGCTGATGCACAACAAAAGGGTAGCTACAGGCTACGCACAAGGAGCAGATGAGAATGAGTTTGCAAAAGTGGATGCTGCATTGCAGTTATTTGCCTTTAACATGTCAACCAAGTCAAATGATGATATCAGTGATTTGCAAAAGAAGCTAGAGAACTTGGGGACTTGCATACAAGATCTTGAAGAAGGACTTGAGTCACTGTTTAGGCGTTTGATTAAAATCAGAGTTGCACTTCTCAACATCCTTAATCACTAGCTGAAGAATCTAAACTGGAGGGGTCAAATTTTTGTAATGGCATAGATATTATTGTCTTGGGTACAATTGTAGATATTAACGTACTTGTTATGTTCatgatttgataaatatatcacTCAATATATTGTTCATATATATTACACATCTGCTTGATTTCTTCCAGAGTTCATGACTTATTTGCATGGAATAAGTTTTCAAAAACTGATccactttctgttaagtttttgttttggCTCCCATGTCCATAACTGAGAAGTAGAACCAAATCAAATcacaaacatattaattttctattttatcatCAAATAAATCCCTAACTTTATTATGAACattaatttgcatttttttaagattGAGATTACTTTTTATTTGTGATTTGTAATTTAGATCAAGTCATATGCATGATtagttttaaagtttaaacaccttttttttttatacatttatgcATGATgagatttaaagtttaaacaccttttttttatacatttatgcATTTGACtttctatatatttattaattgttgTCCCTTAAATAGCCTTTAAAAGACTTTATGTATTGGTTTGTAACTCCACTCTTATTTTAGTCagtgaaattttatttgtttattggcCAAACAAATAATGTTTTGCGActtaaaaaagacaaaaatctaAATAACAATCCAattcaaatcataaaaaatcaaattagtttgtttcaaattattttcGAACCAACTCAAACTAAATTGCTGTGTTTTCTATGATCATAGTTCAAACTTAATTTGAGtcacattttcaaattttcaaattttttcgtTTTGTCATTAATCTTTAACGGGTATATTTGTGTAGCTTGTTTATTTTTTGGCGGGATGAATTTGACTACTGACCTCTCCACGTGGTACTGCATATATACCTTCCTTAAGAATTTCCCCTCACTGTATTTCAAGTGTCCTCTTCTTCTGCTGTGTTGGCTCATATCTATCAACCCTGTAGGGTTGAAAACTAACTTGtaagcattttaattattttttcttacattaattataaaaaaaaggaaattggtTTCACGTGCATATGATTCATAAAACGggataaaaaattatgcaaCATATAAAAGACGAATACTTATTTCTCTCTAATGGTACAAAGTATAACACATGCATTTCAACAATTTACGTGATATGATCAGGGAACACTACACACAGCATACACATCCCCATCCAGATATGAACAATCTTTGATGTCTGAAGATGCATAGATACCCCCACCCCCATTCTCAAGCCATATACAATTAAACATGTTCTGTTTAATGCTATTTATAAATAGAGCTGTTTTTCCTCCTGCAGACACAAGATGCACTTCCAACGTTCAATCCAATCACCTTGCCCTCTTGGAGTTCACAATTTGAGTTTTTATATCTTGGACCTGAAATGATGGAGGAGACATAACTCATCTATGCAAGATATCATATTCATGTGATTCCcaacttaaaattgaaaattgagttGAGCAAACAATGCTGTGacagttttaaacaaaaatattcatttgCTATATATATCGACCAATGAACAGATATCAATTACAAAGTCCCGGAGTTCAGAAcaaattcttttttcatttctagCCACCTTCATTTTCTGTGAAGAGAAAATGGCACCAGtagaaagaaacataaaaagctCTCGGCACA comes from the Glycine soja cultivar W05 chromosome 6, ASM419377v2, whole genome shotgun sequence genome and includes:
- the LOC114414475 gene encoding 40S ribosomal protein S25-like, with the translated sequence MAPKKDKAPPPSSKPAKSGGGKQKKKKWSKGKQKEKVNNQVLFDQATYDKLLSEAPKYKLITPSILSDRLRINGSLARKAIRELMARGSIRMVSAHASQQIYTRATNT
- the LOC114414049 gene encoding uncharacterized protein LOC114414049; this encodes MSASSWNNKFHNHARSNSLPSKPHPLILQCNEHLARLGANDTISSSLLRQNLSSLLDLQECIEKLVQLPLTQEALLQERQEKWVDDLLDGSLRLLDACTATKDALLHTKECTRELQSTIRRRRGGEVELAVEVKKFLTSRKVVRKAIFKALENLKVNNNANKGNLAITNYKDYQTMALVNLLKEAEVVTFSIFESLLNFFSGSTQAKRISSWALVSKLMHNKRVATGYAQGADENEFAKVDAALQLFAFNMSTKSNDDISDLQKKLENLGTCIQDLEEGLESLFRRLIKIRVALLNILNH